DNA sequence from the Epinephelus moara isolate mb chromosome 3, YSFRI_EMoa_1.0, whole genome shotgun sequence genome:
TGCAGAATATGAGTGCATATCTGAATGCAGATTATTTGTGCTGGTAAGATTCTACAAAAGTCTGTAGCACTTGGACACTGGAGGGAGATTATTTGTGATCGTGGAACATCTGAATGGCAGCAAGATAAATTCCCCCATGGAGTTTAGGAAGTGGTGGAGGTGGCTGATGACAAGGTTGATGACTGATGAGGCAAAATGAGGCTGCATCCAAGAAGACTAGGCGGTGATGGGGAGGTGCATGGCTGCAGCATGAAAAGACTGCGGGCAGtaaaaaaactaattaaaatgaggaaagtaagacgataggctgacagagaaagtgtgtcgctgtgctattggttaaTTGCGAATCAGCTGTAGAAAAGCTGATGACTCGATTGACAGCCCCAggcaatgacacctagagatagtgagcatgtgtgcaaggagtgaatggcagggtgaggaAGAAAGTTACAGCCTAAGCTTAAAAAAGTAGTGTCCACCTCACTGAACTTTCGCTAAAGCTTCATTTGTTAATTAGGTGACTGCTATTCATATTTACTGTGGTGTCAAAGTTAAAGCTCTTACCTGCCAGCACCTTAATCAGGCTGTCATAAATTCAACATTATAATATATTATCATGCTTGTGTTTGTTATAATTCCCTCAGTTCGTCCAACAACTCAGATGAGTCTGTCCACGCCGACGCTGGTGGCTCGATCATCTAATCTGAAGACACCGGTGGCCACTTGCATCTCTGCCAATGGAAAACCACCTGGTAccatcaggtgtgtgtgttaatgtgttccTTAGTGGATGGATTGGAGTGTTTTACAACAGCATGTTCGCTGAGCTTGTTTGGTGACGATGCCGCCCTATTTGTTTAAAACCCACTGGACTATGAATCAGCCTACATCGATGTATCCTAGTGTCGTGACCATGATTCCTTGTCGATGTGAGCAGGTGGGAGACGAGGGTGCCGGGAGAAGTGTCCACCCGAGAGTACAGGAACTCAGACGGGACCTTCACTGTTCAGAGCGACTACATTTTGGTGCCCAGCAGAGAAACGCACAAGGAGACGCTGACGTGTGTCACCTCTTACAACGAGGAGGTCTTCACTGACAGTGTCACCCTCGATATTCAGTGTAAGTCATTTCCACACCAAGCAATAAGCTCATAACTACACAGGTAAAAAACTACTCCAAGCTCATTGTCTGCtatatgtatttgtttgtgttggtaCCAGATGAGCCAGATGTGTCGGTGGATGGGTATGATGGAAACTGGTACCTGAACCGAGAGAACGTCCAGCTGAGCTGCCAAGCGGATGCCAACCCGGCCGTCTCTCTGTATCAGTGGAGAGTGTGAGTACAACTCTGTTAGTTTGTGTTTGACTTAAACTGACTGTCAGTGTGAGACCACCTTATTACAATGGATCAATCAGGCTGTGAGGTGTCTGGCCAAATTGTGAATAATTTGGAGAGTCTATTCTCGACAGCAACTTTCACTATTTCTTCAGTTAGGTGGACAAAATGTTGATTACAGAGACTCTTAGTTTCACTACTTGTGTGCACTTGTAGTTAATGTTCATTATTTTCTGCAGGATTAACGGCACCATACCAAGCAATGCTGAGATCCGAGACAACGTCCTGACCCTGAAAGGGCCAGTCACGTATGACCTGCAAGGCACTTATGTGTGTGATGCAACCAACAGCATTGGGACACGATCAGCCTCTGTGGAGGTCAGCATTATAGGTACGTTTACCTGGAGTCTGTGGTCACTGGATTTCACACTTTCTCTACCCCCAAAGTTTCTGTGAACAAGAAAAGTGTatttattgttgtgtgtgtgtgtgtgtgtgtgttttctctgtagAAAAGCCTCTACCGCAGATCGCAACAGGTGATGTCATCAGCGTAATCGCCTTATTACTGGCTGCTGGAGTGCTCATGGGCATCACCATCACGGTCCTGGTGCTCAAAATAAGAAGTAGAAAAGATGACTCCTCGTATGTAAACAGTCTGTCATTCCTCAGTTGTCCCAGCATGCTTTGTGTCCTCTTTAACCATCTCATTGTCTAACTTTTATTCTCTGTGATCAGAAATGACTCTCCGTCCAGAAAACTGTCCCAACCAATAAGGAAAAGACCAGATGACATCCAGGTAACCTTtgtgttgtgattgttttttatcaCAGATTTATAACAGAGTTTACAATAGAAGTAATGCTACTACTAGGCTGGCTGAGGCAGTAAAGcggcatttatacttgtgcggtggtgtgtctgtgtccctcTGCAGttaaaacactagtcggcggcagggtttctgtgaagtgctgtaaagtttagttgattcaaaacacacattaaacatggcaaAACAGCAACAATTTCAACCGCAAgaacacaaatcggcttcactgtaactcgcagcacttgtcttttgctggacacatttccccacaaatataacatgctaatgtttttagcacaagcccatAGCATTTTActttgtgtaaattagcctagcgacaagcagagatttcctctgctcatataaagccaggataaatcacacacgaTACATTAATAAaaagacaggaggtctgcatcgctgTGATGTGTAGTAACATTTCTGGGGACatgcatgtcaggctacagcgtcagttcaacgcagaagtatacaTCCCACATAAGCCGTACAATCTGACAACAATGCAGTCACCGGGTAGctgataataataacacataATGCTACTATTACAGAAAACAGGAGCATCTATCTATACAAATTTTATTTATCTTCATGCTTCATCATGTGTACCATCATGTGAGTGTAATTAACATTGGTGAATATTGGCCTCCCGTTCATTTCCATTCAATGCAAGCAGAGGGGTGTATAAACATTTGCTTCtgatggaaaagcaaatttgcATCTTCTCAGTGAGtggagttcaactttggtgaactttgactgGTAAAGCTGCAGTCGCAAGCAATAGCAATGAAGTATGTGTGGAGGAGACACTGATAGTTGCCGTGTTTAACCAGCGGATACAGTATAATATTGGCAAACTGCCCCACATGAGAGTTACTCCCTCGCTGGCAGTGAGTCGGGAGAGAAGCATGGTACATGAGAAAATTGAAAATGTACCATTAACATCATATTTCTCTGTATTTATGAACAAGCTAGCTTTTCTTGTCCATCACATCAGGCACTGCCTACATTTAGCACTAATATCGCCTCAGCAGGTGATAGTCACTGGCCTGCATTCGCCCTTTTTCACATCCACTAACACAGACCGGTCACCTGTCACATAGTGAGGAAGTTCACTCACATAACATGACGTCATTGATAGCAATAAGATCAACCCCACCCTCTCTTTGTTCCTTACTAAAAATTTTCCTTGCAGCTTCATGAATAGCTCTCAAAAGGAAGCTCTTAGTAAGGACCTTTCAGTGCCATTTACAAGGACTCCAAGTGATAAGATCCTTTGTGATTACCGCCCCAGACGATATATTTAGTACTTAGAGTGTGTTCTGCTGTGTTTGGTGATATGTAAGTAGCTTTAGTAagatttaaatataatttaatgttAACCTTTTGATAATCTAAACTCCTGTCTgatatttcaacattttgtgTCCTGCCAACGTATTCATATTTTTGCAAAGGTTGTGTATTTATAAAGAAAATTGCTCTTTAATGTCTTAAGATGCAGAGTAAATATCAAATGCTAAAGTGTTTTCAAACACACTGATTAGAGCCGTGCTGCATTATGTGAGGTCACCAAACTCCTGATACTTAAAGGCCtcacagaaaaaacattttgacatgtcacagtagaaAAAGCAGTAATAAAAtcaatgatggctgaattccatttagctgcttcagtttcaggatTTTGCTGTCATGCATGCTGATTCATTAGCACACTGCCATGACTTACTAGGACACCTGATCGTTAATGtcattagttacacctgtgctttccctgCTATGGCAAGTTAAAATGCAAACAAGGCCCATTGTAAGTGAACGATAAAGGTGTAAAGCACTCATTAAAACTTgactaaacaaatacaacaagtgCACAAATATGATCAGAggattttctttgtcttatatGACCACAAATAGGTTCAGAATATTAGTAACACTTGAGTATTTTTAGTGATATTTGGCTTTTATATTGCCACTGTGAGAAATATCTACAAAAGTTTTAAAGGCACCACACACGTACACAGGTGCTTTCAATAGTCTGGCTGATTAGACTTCTGCTCAGGTTTTGGGTCAATAACAGTGATAAAGATGTAATTTGTCCTGCCCTATCTAAAGAGCGAGGGAGAATTCAATCGAAGACAATCCTCACTCTGCATAACCTGTGCGTTTATCACAGCACTTGCAGCAAGATTCTCTGCAGCTCTTATTGGAGATCAGCCCTGATTTATGTAGACACACAGAACTCTCTGGCTATCGTTACTCTGTTCTTTATGTGGAAGCTCTGCACTATGTTCTGTATGAGAATGAATGTATTTAAGGGCTCAGTCATAACAGCATTTTGTAACTGCAAAATGTTTACCAAA
Encoded proteins:
- the LOC126387798 gene encoding nectin-1-like; translation: MDSTGFWIFLMTTCVIPGIHGQTVEMDDGKSGYVGSKVDLRCRFINSSPPVKISQVTWQKLVNGTKQNVAIANPSLGVSVAPPYRDRVTFKNAAVRRRTPTLEDTTITFSSLRLSDESTYICEYTTFPAGNRENTVNLTVYVRPTTQMSLSTPTLVARSSNLKTPVATCISANGKPPGTIRWETRVPGEVSTREYRNSDGTFTVQSDYILVPSRETHKETLTCVTSYNEEVFTDSVTLDIQYEPDVSVDGYDGNWYLNRENVQLSCQADANPAVSLYQWRVINGTIPSNAEIRDNVLTLKGPVTYDLQGTYVCDATNSIGTRSASVEVSIIEKPLPQIATGDVISVIALLLAAGVLMGITITVLVLKIRSRKDDSSNDSPSRKLSQPIRKRPDDIQHSGRFYEELPNTADYVSYRLACNKEDYPEPYSPPIKPPLSFLPHHPYHSSQPTTATSSSSGTNTPKNTFSPPSHTTAIFKYPSVPGISSPPPGVAAYTFPKEQYV